The segment CGTCGCTTCGGTCGACAGAACCGCGTCTCCCAGCGCGTTGCTCGGCGTAATCGCCAGGTCGACGATCGTCATCTCTTTGGTGATCGTCGCCGGATCGAAGAGGAGCGTCTCCTCGGCGTCGCCGGTCTGGATCACGATGTCGACGTCGGACAGCGGCAACGGCTTTTCGGCCAGTTCGTACGCCGTTTCAACCGAGAAGTCTTCGTGCAGTCGATGTGCGAGCGATTGTCCCGGCTCGTCGGCCGCGGCCAAGATCGTCATCTTCTGCGGCGACATCGCCGCCAATTGCGCGGCGATCGCACGTCCGCGGCTACCGGCCCCGGCAATGACGATCCGCTTCTCCGTCACGTCCCCCAAGGTCTTGGCGACGGCCGCCGCTTCGGTATTCTCGCCGAAGAGTTTCCCTTCGCGAATCGAGACGCAATTGACGATTCCGCCGATTTCGACCACCGGCGTCTTCTCATCCAAAAGCGCGACCGCTTCTTTCAAGAACGGAGTCCCAACAGAGACTCCCAGAAAGCCGAGCGCTCGCGTTCCGCGGAGCGCCTCAGCGAAGTCGCCCAGCTCCACCTCCAGCGTCAGACATCGCCAGTCGCAGCCGGCGGCCTCAAAGCACTTTTCCATGACATACTGCGTCGGGTTTCCCGCGGCGGGATATCCGAGCGAGCAGACGATCTCTTGGAGCGTTTCGTGCGTCATGGCGTCGAGGAGGGAAAAATCGTTACGGCCGATACATTCTGAAGCGTAATCGGCCGCCTTGCAACGACCCCGGCGACCGTAGCGCTTCCCTTCGCCCGCAGCCGCAATCATGCTGAAAGGCATGACTCCCCTCCGTTTGCTACGTTTGCTCTTCCTCGCGGCCACTCTGGCGGTCGATGCGGCCTTTTTCGCCGCGGCCGAAAAATTTGGCGCACGCAGCATGCCCGGAGTCCTGCTGCTCGGCGAAATCCTCGCCCAATGCGGGGCGGCGGCGATCTACCTGGGGCTTTCCCCCAGACGGCAACTGACCTTTCGCCTGCTCGCTTGCTCTGGGGCGACGGTCATGGCGGCCATGCTGATGGCCCGGCTCACGCCGCTCGCCTGGCAAATCTGGCTCGCATCCCTCTCGGCGATGGTCACGATGATCGCCGTGCCGATTTTGGCGAGTCGCCTCCTGACCGCTTCACGACGGCAGTTTTCCCTGGCCGAAATCTTGGGTCTGACGACGCTGATCGCCGTGTTCTGCGCCGCGTTTCGCTCGCTCCCGCTTCAGATCGAATATGCGGGCCTGCTGCTCGGCTGCCTGACCGCTTTGGCGACAATCACCTGGCTGGCCGCCTGGTTGATTGCGACCGAAAGAAATGGCCCGCTGTCGCAAGCCGTGTTGATCATCACGGCGTTTGGGCTGGGACAACTGATGGGAGCGATCGACGCGTCACCTGCAGCTGGCTTTTTTGCGTCGACCATTTTCACCGCGATGGCGGTCTACTTTTTGATTTGGATGTTGGTCGAAAAACATGGCTCGCGAACTAGAGAGGCGGAGCCGCCGGTCGAGGAAGTCGACGCGGACGCCGAGCCAGTATTGCTGCCGCTAGCAAGAGACGCGGCGCCTTCTATTCGCTGATCTGCAGGAAGCGCAGGATCGCCGCCATCGGCGTGCTGGCGCCCCAGCTGCAACAAGCGACCGAGTGATTTTGATTTTGCCCGGCCGGCGGAGAAAGCCCGTCGAGCGGCGCTCCGAGCATCGCCGCAATCGCCAACAGCCCGGATCCTTCGATCAGCAGCATGTTGGCGAAGCCTCGCAACGTGGACGCCGATTTACGCGTTCGACCCGATCGCTGCATAACGCCTATTCCTCCGTAAACATGGTTTCCGCGGCGCTCCTTGCTGCCGCGGCCTTTCTACGGAGGCTTGTTCGGTTGGGTTCTAAACAGTCTGTTGATTTTCTGCTTCGATAGCGAGTTGCTGAGACAGGACCGAGTGCAAGGCGTGAATCCGCAGGCATATCCAATAGATATGTCGAGGAATTCACAACGCCGCAATCGGTTCTGTCTCAGCAACGTAGCCGATCCGAGGAAATCGACAGGCTGTTAAGCCGTTTCGTAAAGAACGACCAAAATGACGTCGGAGGGGGGAAATCGGAGCGGGCCCGACGAATTGCCCGGCGGATCGCCCAACGGCGCCGTCTGCGGAGCGATATTGCCGAAAATCTGCAACACCCGCACGCCGCTTTCCCGCAGCCACGCGTTCACTTCCGCTTCGGTTTGCGAGACTTCGTTTTCGACCGACATGAAAATCTTGATTTGTTGCATCGGGGCGATTCCTGGTAGAGAAGCTCGGCGTCTCATCAAAGCATCGCCCGGCGGCGATGGATTCCTTCGTGTTGCCTATCCGTTACACTAAAGCGTGACGCTCCTCCTCGCAATCCTTTCGCCAACTCCTCTGACCAAATGTCGATCGAACCGACGCGCCCCCAACGAGAATCGCTCCTCTCGCATTTCGCCGTCATGATCTGCGCGCTGGTCGTGATGTGCGGCGTGCTGGCGGCGATCGGCTGGGGAATCTCGCTGGCGATGACTCCCGCGCCGGTCGAAGCGGAGCGAACTGACCAGAATGAAACGGTCGCCAGGTTTCGCGAGATCGGACTCGAGATCGGCCGTAACGGCGAAGACCAGATCCAAGTCGTCGCCACGCGATACCCGCTGCTATTGACCGACCAGGAGTTGGCGATCGTCGACGGGCTTCCTCACCTTGAAGTCCTCGATCTCCGTGGGGCGCCGATTACCGATCAAGCGCTCGTCCACACCGAAAACCTGCCGAACCTTCGCGAACTCTATCTCGGCGGCAGCATCATCACCGACGTCGAACAAACCCTCTTTCGCACCACCATCACCGACGCGGCGATTCCGCACATCACGAAGCTGAAAACCTTGCGCGTCCTCAGTCTCGCCAGAACCGGAATCACCGACGCCGGCATCGCGCCGCTTTCGGAGTTGCCGAATCTAGAATCTCTCTACCTGGTCGACGTCCAAGTAACCGACGACGCCATCGAAGACCTGGCGAAATTGAAGTCGCTCAAACATCTCTATCTGCACGAAACGCCGATCACCGCCGAAGGAGTGAAGCGTCTACAAGAGCTTTTGCCAGGCACCGACGTGCAGCACACGCACTAGTAGAGCCCAACACTAGCCCGTAGCGCAAGCGAGGGAATGTGGATGGAAATCCCTAATGACTAAACCCTAATGTCTAATGCCAAGAATCTGTTTCTCTTGTTCATTAGACATTAGGGCTTAGTCATTAGTCATTCAGTTGCGCACGCATTCCCTCGCTTGCGCTGCGGGCTAGTATTAGCGCCACGCGAACAACTTCACCCGATTCCCATCCGGGTCGGTCAGCTTCAGTTCGCGAAACCCTTCCCGGTTTTCCTGGGCGACCAGCGGGACGCTTTTGCTGTTGAGGGATTCGCGCCAGACGTCGAAGTCATCCACCTCAATTGCCAGGCTGACGATCGCTTGCCCCTGGATCGCGTCATCGCGAGAGAGCAGGGCGATGCGATATCCGTCGCCCACGAGCAGAGCGTATCCCTCTTCCTGCTGCCGAATGCCGACTTTGAGCTGCAGTACGTTTTTGTACCACTCGAGCATCGTCTCGAATTCCGCGGTTCGAATTTCGACGGCGAAGAGCTCCGCTTTCATGACGCCGCCGTTTGTGAGTCGAGCGCCGCCAAAACCTCCGACAGCTGGGGAAAATCGGCCGAGTGTCGCGGAGTATGGACGAGCCGGATCACCCCTGTTTCGTCAACGACGAACGTCCCTTGCAGTTGCACCAGGTCATCCCCCGGCGTACCAATCCCGCTCCGCAGCACGGCGCTCAGCCCCGGTAGCCAAACCCGCGGTCCGGCGATCTCCGAGAAGCCTCCCCGCGGAACGCGAAACGCCTGATAGGCCGAGCGATGCGGATCAACCAGCACGTCAAACGGCAGCTGCATGCTTTCTTTCAGCTGTTGCGCTCGTTCGTGCGGCCCCATCGTGATGAAGACGACGTCGCCCCGATGTTTGGCGATCTCGGCGTAATCGAGCTTCAGCTGTTGCGCTCGATCGCGGCAAAAAGGACAGCCGAGATGCCGCGCGAATTGAATCAACAGGGGCTGGTCGCGCCAACGATCGGCCAACTGGACCGGCTCTCCCTGACATGTTTGCACCGTCACATGCGGCGCCGCGTCTCCAATCTCCAAGCTGTTTCTCGCCGACATCGATTCAGTCTTTCCGTTCGCTTTACTTTTTCGCCGCCGGCTTCGCTGGTTTGGCCGGCTTGTTGGCCTGCTCGGCCGCTTGTTGTTCAAACAGCTGGTACTCGCGCTTCATGTAGTCCCCGAGCTTCACCCGGTCGACGCCGTACCAGGTTTGATTCGGCGTATTGGCGTCCAGCTTCAGCCGCTCGTCGTACAGCTTCGCCATTTCCGTCAGCAACTCTTTCTTCAGGGCCGGATCTTCGGCCGAGGCCAACTCGGCTTGCAGCTGCATCGCTTTCGCATTGAGGTAAAGCCCGCGCGGTACCTGGTTCTCTTTGGCCCGCTGCTCCATGTAATCGCTAAAGAGCCGGAGCGAGTCGAGCTGCTGCCGCGCCAGGAAGTGCATGTAGTCGGACAAACCGTTCGGCAGCGCATGCGGGCCCGGCAAGACGCGCACCTCTTGCGCGAAGGCGCCGCCGCCAATCAACAGCGACAACATGACCGTCAGTCCCAGAATCGAAATGCCGCGCCGCATCACATCACTCCTTCGCTTTTCCCACGAAACTCCCTCTAACGGCATTGTATCGGCTGAAAGAGTCGCGGCGCGGAAAGAAGAGGAGCCCGCGGTACAATAAATTCCGCCTCTCACTACGAACCGGATTAAAGGAGCTTCCCCTCCCCAGGCGAAAAGGAACAAGCGGGCCTCCTTTCCTGAGCCCGGCTCGGCCATGGTCGACCCGGGGGCAAAATTCGCCAAAAACTCGTCTCGGCAAATAGAATAGAGAAGCCGGCCTCCACCTATCGGGCGGCTCGCCTCGCAAGCTAACTAGTTATGCAATAATGACTTGCGAGCCTTTCGGCCTCCCGCAACCCTCTTTTTGAGTACTATCGCCCGTTTCGGCCGCTTCTATGAGCGAACAGCCAACCGATTTGACGAACGCCGCGTCTCAGGCGACCCGCCTGATTCAGACCCACCAAACAGGGGTCTGGCGGTATTTGCGTTCGCTAGGCTGCGACGATCACGAGGCGGAAGACCTGACGCAGGAAACGTTTCTTCGAGTCCTGCAGAAACCGTTTGACGACTTTGATCGAACCGCCACCGCCGCTTACCTGCGACGGGTCGCCCACAACCTGCTGATCGATCTGAGGCGCCGTCAGAAGCGTCTGATCGTGACCGACGAAGTCGAAAAGATCGACGCGTTCTGGCAGCAAGTGACTGCGACTGATCAAGGGGAAGAGGTTCTCGCCGTCTTGCAGGAATGTTTGGCGTCGTTAACCGCCCGGGCCCAAACGGCGCTGCGAATGCGATTTGAAAGTCGCAAGTCGCGGCAAGAGATCGCAGACGCACTCGGCGTCGGCGAGCATGGAGCGAAAAACCTGATGCAACGCGCGAAGACGCAACTACGCGAATGCATCGAACGAAAATTGCGTCTTGAAGACCACGTGTCGACTCGTAAGTCATGACCGATCGCGACGATCCACTGATCGACTCTCTGCTCGACGAGCTTTTCCAACAGAAAAGCCCGCCCGATCTGACCGCGCGCATCCTGGCCAAACTTCCGTCGCAGAACGGCGCCTCGCATCCGGCCCCCATTTCGGCCCCGATCTATGACGCCGCGCTGCAAGCGACGGCGCCGGTTGCGGAAGCGGACGTCACCGAGTCGGGCGTCACTCGCAGCGAACTCGCCCGCCGCCGCACCGTCTGGGCTCGTCGTCGCCAGTTGGCCGCTTCCGTCGGGATGTCGATCACGCTGTTGGCGCTCGTCGCCTTCGGCGCCTGGGTGATTCGTAGCAATCAGCTGGAACAAGAACGTCTGGCCAACGAACAAAAAGCCAACCCCGCGGCGACCGTCGAACCGGTCAAAGTCGCGACCAACGACAAGCCGCTCGAACCGATCGAGCCGGCTCCTCCCAAGACGCAAGTCGCTGACAACAGCCCGGCGCCGGCCGTCGCGCCGTCGATGCCGAAGATCGATGCGCCGCCGCAAGTCGCCGCCAACAACAATCCGCAGCCGAACAAGTCGCCCCGTCCGCAGATCATCGCCGAGCCGATTCCGTCGCTCGCCAAGACCGACGCCCAGGTCGTGACCGAAATCAATGACGCGCTCGCCGCCGGCTGGAAAGAGTCAGGCGTGAAGCCGACCGATGAAGCGACGCCGGAAGAATGGTGCCGCCGCGTTTATCTCCGTCTGCTCGGCCGAATTCCGACCGTCGACGAGATCAAACATTTCGCGTCGCAGCGTGGTCGCGATCGCAACGAGAAGCTGGTCGACGAAATCCTGTATGGCGAAGCGCATCGCGCTGAACTGTCGCAGTACTGGGGCTCGCGTCTGGCCAACACCTTGATCGGTCGCGCCGTTGGCATGAACGACGACAGCGATGTCGATCGCACCGCGTTTGAAAAGTATTTGGGCGAAAGCCTCGTCTCTGGGAAGTCGTACGATTCGCTTACTCGCGAACTGCTCACCGCTTCCGGCAGCAACAAACCAGGCTCCGCCGACTACAACCCGGCGGTCAACTTCCTCGGCGCGCTGCTCGACCAAGACGCGACCCTCGCCACCGCGAAGACGTGCCAGGTCTTCCTCGGCCGTCAGGCGCAATGCTCGCAATGTCACAATCATCCGTGGGATGCGTTTGATCAGCGACAATACTGGCAGCTGAACGCCTTCTTCCGTCAATCGCATTCGGTGAAGGGGAAGGATAGCCTGCAAGTCGTCGACAAGGACTATGCACCTCCGGGCGACAAGCCGGATCAAGGCTTCGTTTACTTCGAGCGCAACAACGGCGTCGTCGACGTCGCCTATCCGCAGTTCCCCGGCGAGCAACCGATTCCGCCGAGCGGACGCGTTAGCGAAGTCAATCGCCGCGACTACCTGGCCGAGTACGTCACCCACAGCGACATGTTCGCCGAAGCGACCGTCAATCGCATGTGGCAGCACTTCTTCGGCGTCGGCTTCACGCCGCTGGTCGACGACATGGGAACGCACAACCCGCCGTCGCATCCGGAACTGCTGAAGGAACTCTCAGGCGACTTCGCCGCGAGCGGTTTCGACTTGAAGCGGCTGATGCGGTGGATGGCGCTGACCGACGCTTTCCAGCTTTCGAGCCAAACTTCCAACGACCAAATCGCCGATCAACCGTATGCCGGCAAACCCCTGTTCGCGCACTACTACACGCGACAGATGGAAGCCGAGCAACTTTATCAATCGCTGGAGATGGTCGCTCAGTCGCGCCGTACGCCGGCGCTGATCGCCGATCCGGCCGCTCGTCATCAATGGCTCGGGCAATTCGCTCGCGAGATGGGCGACGACGAAGGTTCGGTCGAACACGCCCTCGACGGCTCCTACGCGCAGTCGCTCGAAATGATGAACGGCCGCTTGATGGAAAACGCGACGCGGCTTGATAGCGGCGTGCTGAAGAGCGTCATCAACAGCAACATGTCGCCCAGCGAAAAAATCGATCACCTCTTTTTAGCGGCGCTCGCGCGCAAGCCGAACGCCCGCGAACGAAAGTCGATCAGTCAGATTTTGACTGCTCGTAAAGATGAAATGCCTGCCGCGTTGCAAGACGTCTGGTGGGCGCTGTTAAACAGTAACGAGTTTTTGCTCGATCACTAAACGAACACCGGCAAGGCTTATCACCCTTTTTGAGACGGAGAGAGAACATGTCCATTCCCACCGGGATGTCGCGACGTCACTTTATGAAGCATATGGCGGGCGCCTCGGCCATGGTCGCTCCGGCGATGATGATGGGTCAGTCGATCCGCGCTCATGCCGCTGATCTGACCAGCCGCGGCAAGAGCTGCATCATGCTCTGGATGGGTGGCGGTCCGAGCACCATGGACATCTGGGACCTCAAGCCGGGCCAAACGACCGGCGGTCCGTTCAAGCCGATCTCGACCTCCGGCGACCTGCAGATCTGCGAACACATGCCGAAGACCGCCAAGGTCATGAAGCACTTGTCGGTCGTTCGCTCGATGAGCACCCGCGAAGCGGACCACAACCGCGGTCGCTACTACATGCACACCGGCTACGTGCCGAACCCGAACATCGAACACCCGGGCTACGGTTCGGTCATCGCGCACGAACTGTTTGACCAACGTCCCTACCTCGAAATCCCGCCGTTCGTCTCGGTTGGCGGCGGTAGCGTTGGACCGGGCTTCTTGGGCATGACCTGGGCCCCGTTCACCGTCAGCAGCAACGGCCAGGTTCGCAACCTGAAGATGCAAGGCATGAGCGACGAAACGCTCGGCAAGCGTCTCGAGATGCTGAAGCTCGTCGAAAACGGCTTCATCAGCCAACGCCGCGGTCCGGCCGCCGAAGATCACGCCAAGATCTTGAACAAGACGGTCAACCTGATGACCAGCGAACAGATGAAGGCCTTCCGCGTCAGCGAAGAGCCGGAAGCGATGAAAGAGCTGTACGGCACCAACGGCTTCGGCCAAGGCTGCTTGCTCGCTCGTCGTCTGGTCGAAGCGGGCGTCCCCTTCATCGAAGTCGACCTCGGCGGTTGGGACAACCATGCCAACATCTTCAACACCCTTTCCGACACCAAGCTGCCGGTCATGGATCAGGCGATGTCGGCCCTGGTCACCGACCTCGAACAACGCGGTTTGCTCAAAGACACCACCATCGTCTGGATGGGCGAATTCAGCCGCACCCCGCGGATCAACGGCAACACCGGCCGTGACCACTGGGCCCGCAGCTGGAGCACCGTCGTCGGCGGCGGCGGCATCAACGGCGGCATCGCCGTTGGGAAGACCAGCGAAGATGGTACCCGCGTCGAAACCGAACCTTACTCGGCCGAAGACTTGATGGCGACCGTTTGCCGAGCGATGGGCATTTCGCTCGAAACGACCTTCACCAGCAAGAACGGCCGGCCGATGAAAATCGCCAACGGCGGTAAGGTGATCAAGGAATTGGTCGCCTAGTAACGAAGCATTGGCTGCATGCACATTCCGCGTCGCGGAATGTGCATGCTCGCCCGGCCGATCGTTTCCCGTGGGAAATCTTCGGCTGAAAGCGCCCAAGGACGGATGGCGCTGCACCACGCCCCACGGGCCCAGCAATCTTTTTACACTTCTTTCGTCAGCCGGAGTCTTCGGAAAGACTCCGGCTTTTTTTCTGGCTGCAGCCGACGCCTTGCCGATTGGGTACCATATTTTCTGTACCGAGCGCAGCAGGGCGCCGCCATCTTCCCAATTTGGCCAGATAGACCTCGCTCATGAATTCGATCGAAATGCTTCCCGCCGACGAATACAACGCGGCGCTGGTGAATCATGTCCATCCGCCCGATTGGAGCAACCCAATCCCCAGCGGAAAGTACAACTTGATCGCGATCGGCGGCGGTTCGGCCGGCATCATTGCGGCGCTCGGCGCCGCCGGCTTGGGAGGAACCTCGGCCCTGATCGAACGGGGACTGCTCGGCGGCGACTGTTTGAACTTCGGCTGCGTACCGAGCAAAAGCCTGATTCGCTCCGCCCGCGCAGCGCACGCGTTTCAAACCGCTCCGTCGTACGGCGTGAATCCGGTCTGCGATCCGCGGGTTGAATTCGAGCGCGTGATGGAGCGAATGCGGCATGCCCGCGCCGATATCTCGCGCCATGATGCGGCGCAGCGGTTCTCCGACATGGGGGTCGACGTCTACCTGGGAGCGGCCAAGTTTACCGCACCTGACGCCGTTCAAGTCGCCGGGCAAACGCTCAA is part of the Blastopirellula sediminis genome and harbors:
- a CDS encoding shikimate dehydrogenase family protein yields the protein MPFSMIAAAGEGKRYGRRGRCKAADYASECIGRNDFSLLDAMTHETLQEIVCSLGYPAAGNPTQYVMEKCFEAAGCDWRCLTLEVELGDFAEALRGTRALGFLGVSVGTPFLKEAVALLDEKTPVVEIGGIVNCVSIREGKLFGENTEAAAVAKTLGDVTEKRIVIAGAGSRGRAIAAQLAAMSPQKMTILAAADEPGQSLAHRLHEDFSVETAYELAEKPLPLSDVDIVIQTGDAEETLLFDPATITKEMTIVDLAITPSNALGDAVLSTEATLHDGLTIAAQVHALNYRIWTGNEADVAMIRETLEEYLGI
- a CDS encoding leucine-rich repeat domain-containing protein, with the protein product MSIEPTRPQRESLLSHFAVMICALVVMCGVLAAIGWGISLAMTPAPVEAERTDQNETVARFREIGLEIGRNGEDQIQVVATRYPLLLTDQELAIVDGLPHLEVLDLRGAPITDQALVHTENLPNLRELYLGGSIITDVEQTLFRTTITDAAIPHITKLKTLRVLSLARTGITDAGIAPLSELPNLESLYLVDVQVTDDAIEDLAKLKSLKHLYLHETPITAEGVKRLQELLPGTDVQHTH
- a CDS encoding VOC family protein, with protein sequence MKAELFAVEIRTAEFETMLEWYKNVLQLKVGIRQQEEGYALLVGDGYRIALLSRDDAIQGQAIVSLAIEVDDFDVWRESLNSKSVPLVAQENREGFRELKLTDPDGNRVKLFAWR
- a CDS encoding peroxiredoxin-like family protein — translated: MSARNSLEIGDAAPHVTVQTCQGEPVQLADRWRDQPLLIQFARHLGCPFCRDRAQQLKLDYAEIAKHRGDVVFITMGPHERAQQLKESMQLPFDVLVDPHRSAYQAFRVPRGGFSEIAGPRVWLPGLSAVLRSGIGTPGDDLVQLQGTFVVDETGVIRLVHTPRHSADFPQLSEVLAALDSQTAAS
- a CDS encoding RNA polymerase sigma factor, which encodes MSEQPTDLTNAASQATRLIQTHQTGVWRYLRSLGCDDHEAEDLTQETFLRVLQKPFDDFDRTATAAYLRRVAHNLLIDLRRRQKRLIVTDEVEKIDAFWQQVTATDQGEEVLAVLQECLASLTARAQTALRMRFESRKSRQEIADALGVGEHGAKNLMQRAKTQLRECIERKLRLEDHVSTRKS
- a CDS encoding DUF1549 domain-containing protein, whose amino-acid sequence is MTDRDDPLIDSLLDELFQQKSPPDLTARILAKLPSQNGASHPAPISAPIYDAALQATAPVAEADVTESGVTRSELARRRTVWARRRQLAASVGMSITLLALVAFGAWVIRSNQLEQERLANEQKANPAATVEPVKVATNDKPLEPIEPAPPKTQVADNSPAPAVAPSMPKIDAPPQVAANNNPQPNKSPRPQIIAEPIPSLAKTDAQVVTEINDALAAGWKESGVKPTDEATPEEWCRRVYLRLLGRIPTVDEIKHFASQRGRDRNEKLVDEILYGEAHRAELSQYWGSRLANTLIGRAVGMNDDSDVDRTAFEKYLGESLVSGKSYDSLTRELLTASGSNKPGSADYNPAVNFLGALLDQDATLATAKTCQVFLGRQAQCSQCHNHPWDAFDQRQYWQLNAFFRQSHSVKGKDSLQVVDKDYAPPGDKPDQGFVYFERNNGVVDVAYPQFPGEQPIPPSGRVSEVNRRDYLAEYVTHSDMFAEATVNRMWQHFFGVGFTPLVDDMGTHNPPSHPELLKELSGDFAASGFDLKRLMRWMALTDAFQLSSQTSNDQIADQPYAGKPLFAHYYTRQMEAEQLYQSLEMVAQSRRTPALIADPAARHQWLGQFAREMGDDEGSVEHALDGSYAQSLEMMNGRLMENATRLDSGVLKSVINSNMSPSEKIDHLFLAALARKPNARERKSISQILTARKDEMPAALQDVWWALLNSNEFLLDH
- a CDS encoding DUF1501 domain-containing protein, which produces MSRRHFMKHMAGASAMVAPAMMMGQSIRAHAADLTSRGKSCIMLWMGGGPSTMDIWDLKPGQTTGGPFKPISTSGDLQICEHMPKTAKVMKHLSVVRSMSTREADHNRGRYYMHTGYVPNPNIEHPGYGSVIAHELFDQRPYLEIPPFVSVGGGSVGPGFLGMTWAPFTVSSNGQVRNLKMQGMSDETLGKRLEMLKLVENGFISQRRGPAAEDHAKILNKTVNLMTSEQMKAFRVSEEPEAMKELYGTNGFGQGCLLARRLVEAGVPFIEVDLGGWDNHANIFNTLSDTKLPVMDQAMSALVTDLEQRGLLKDTTIVWMGEFSRTPRINGNTGRDHWARSWSTVVGGGGINGGIAVGKTSEDGTRVETEPYSAEDLMATVCRAMGISLETTFTSKNGRPMKIANGGKVIKELVA